One Misgurnus anguillicaudatus chromosome 20, ASM2758022v2, whole genome shotgun sequence DNA segment encodes these proteins:
- the abitram gene encoding protein Abitram has protein sequence MEDRTTPSVVDRYFTRWYRTDLKGKALEDHCILQHSNRICVITLAESHPILQNGRKIKNINYQISDGCSRLKNKVSGKSKRGGQFLTDFAPLCRITCTDEEEYTIYSCIRGRLLEVNEAILNRPDLLLEKPSTEGYIAVILPKFEESKSITEGLLTREQYEEVISKRTNNQEPS, from the exons ATGGAAGACAGAACAACTCCATCAGTAGTTGACCGATATTTTACCCGTTGGTACAGAACAG ATTTAAAGGGAAAAGCACTTGAGGATCACTGCATTCTACAACACTCCAATAG GATTTGTGTCATCACACTTGCTGAATCCCACCCCATCCTTCAGAATGGAAGAAAAATCAAAAACATCAACTATCAGATCAGTGACGGGTGCAGCCGTCTGAAGAACAAAGTTTCTGGAAAGTCAAAGAGA GGAGGTCAGTTCCTCACAGACTTTGCCCCTCTATGTAGAATAACATGTACAGATGAGGAAGAGTATACGATATATAG TTGTATCAGAGGACGCCTCTTAGAAGTAAATGAAGCTATTCTTAACAGGCCAGATCTGTTACTGGAAAAG CCTTCCACAGAGGGGTACATTGCTGTTATACTACCTAAATTTGAAGAAAGTAAGAGCATCACCGAAGGCCTCTTGACTAGAGAACAATATGAGGAGGTCATCTCTAAAAGAACAAACAATCAAGAGCCTTCCTGA